One genomic segment of Hevea brasiliensis isolate MT/VB/25A 57/8 chromosome 3, ASM3005281v1, whole genome shotgun sequence includes these proteins:
- the LOC110645977 gene encoding alpha carbonic anhydrase 1, chloroplastic, producing MAPRISFSILALALFLAVASAGIAAAPPKELSGPFTYYGPKGASKWGSLSPEYSACSKGKIQSPININRNETVHNKNLKPLIREYKPANATLVTNVCNIGLYYEGDCGRLIMDDKNYTLKKMHWHSPSEHWIDGIRFPLELHLVHAAENNATSVVAVLYQYGRADPFIAKLKNSLDKLANEVKVGDQNPHIPLGIVDSKLVGKKTRKYYRYMGSLTTPPCTENVVWHILGKTRTVTEKQVQTLKAPLGIAYKVNERPLQALNGRKVELFKEFQLPKPART from the exons ATGGCTCCTCGAATCTCCTTCTCCATTCTTGCTTTGGCATTGTTTCTTGCTGTTGCTTCTGCAGGCATTGCTGCTGCTCCTCCAAAAG AATTATCAGGCCCATTCACTTACTATGGCCCCAAAGGCGCTTCCAAATGGGGAAGCTTGAGTCCAGAATACTCAGCTTGCTCAAAAGGGAAGATTCAGTCTCCTATCAACATTAACAGGAACGAAACTGTTCATAACAAAAATTTGAAGCCTTTAATCAGGGAATACAAACCTGCAAATGCTACTCTCGTCACCAATGTCTGCAATATTGGG TTGTACTATGAGGGAGACTGTGGACGGTTAATTATGGATGATAAAAACTACACCCTCAAGAAAATGCACTGGCATTCCCCTTCTGAGCATTGGATTGATGGAATTCG GTTTCCTCTGGAGCTTCACCTAGTCCACGCGGCAGAAAACAATGCTACCTCTGTTGTTGCTGTCCTCTACCAGTATGGCCGTGCTGATCCTTTTATTGCTAAG CTCAAGAACAGTTTGGATAAGCTCGCTAATGAGGTGAAAGTAGGTGATCAAAACCCTCATATCCCCTTAGGAATCGTAGATAGTAAGCTTGTAGGGAAAAAAACCCGCAAATATTACAGATACATGGGTTCTCTTACCACTCCTCCATGCACTGAGAATGTGGTCTGGCATATACTTGGCAAG ACGAGAACAGTAACCGAGAAGCAGGTACAAACTCTGAAAGCTCCACTGGGCATAGCTTACAAGGTAAATGAAAGGCCTCTGCAGGCCCTGAATGGAAGAAAGGTTGAACTATTTAAAGAATTTCAGCTACCTAAACCAGCACGTACGTGA